The Synechococcus sp. RS9916 DNA segment ATCCCTCCAGCACGCTGGTGAGACGGGGAGCCTGCTCCACCAGCAGTCCACTGAGCAATCCACGCCCTCCCGGAGCCAGCACGCTGGTGAATTGGGGAGAAAGCGCTTCAATCACCGGAGCCAGGATGTTGCAGAGCAACAGCTCAGACGGTTGGCCGGCATGCATGGCCGCCAGCACCTCCACCGAACCCTGCTGCACGCTCAGCTGCTGATCCGTCAGACCGTTCAGCCCGGCGTTGTCCCGGGTGGCGCGCTCCGCCAAGGAATCGGTGTCTGCCGCCAAGACCCTTTCGGCACCCAACGCCAATGCCGCCAGACTGAGCACGCCACTGCCACAGCCCAGATCGGCAACGGTCAGACCCACCGGCGGCCGGGCCTCGAGCGCCTCCAAACACAGGCGTGTGGTGGGGTGACTGCCGGTGCCAAACGCACTGCCTGGGTCCATGCGCAGCACAAGGCGATGGGCATGCTCCTGGGGAGCCTCCAACCATGCAGGCAGGATCAGAAGCCTCTGGCCCACCGGATCCGCCTGCCAGTGCTGCTTCCAGGTAAGGCTCCAGTCCTCATCATCAAGCTGGACCCACTCCGGCTGCGGGAACGACAGACCAAAGGTTTCGGCGAGGGGCCGCAGGCTGTCGACCAACTCCCTCCGCTGGTCTTCATCCCACTCCGGCGCGGGCAACCAGGCCAGGAGGGTGCGCTGATCGGGGCGCTCCGGTGCATGCTGCACGGCCAGTCGGTGCAAGCCGAGGCTGTCCAACTTCCACAACAGGGACTCCTCCAACTCCGACTGGAGGGGCAAGGAAAGGCGCCACCAGCGCAGGGAGTTGGAGGTCATGGCAGAACGGACAACACCGGAGGAGCGATCAGAGAGTCACAGGGTGGGCTTCCTGAA contains these protein-coding regions:
- the prmA gene encoding 50S ribosomal protein L11 methyltransferase, with the protein product MTSNSLRWWRLSLPLQSELEESLLWKLDSLGLHRLAVQHAPERPDQRTLLAWLPAPEWDEDQRRELVDSLRPLAETFGLSFPQPEWVQLDDEDWSLTWKQHWQADPVGQRLLILPAWLEAPQEHAHRLVLRMDPGSAFGTGSHPTTRLCLEALEARPPVGLTVADLGCGSGVLSLAALALGAERVLAADTDSLAERATRDNAGLNGLTDQQLSVQQGSVEVLAAMHAGQPSELLLCNILAPVIEALSPQFTSVLAPGGRGLLSGLLVEQAPRLTSVLEGLGWSVTELGSQGRWGLLEIQRPKTA